Within the Fibrobacter sp. genome, the region CACATTTTCAGCCAGCTCGAGGATAGTAAACTCGGAGGGATTCCCGATATTTACGGGTCCCTGAAAATCCTCAGTGTTCATCAGCCTGATCATCCCCTCGATCAGGTCATCAACATAGCAGAATGAACGGGTCTGCTTCCCATCACCATACACCGTAATATCATTTCCTCTGATTGCCTGTACAATGAAGTTAGAAACCACCCTGCCGTCATTGGGATGCATACGGGGCCCATACGTATTAAAAATACGCATAACCCTGATATCAACTTTGTTCATCCGGTGATAGTCAAAAAACAATGTTTCCGCAACCCGCTTGCCCTCATCATAACATGAGCGGATACCTATCGGATTAACATGTCCCCAGTAATCCTCTTTCTGAGGATGCACATCGGGGTCTCCGTACACCTCTGATGTCGATGCCTGAAGGACACGCGCCCTGACCCTTTTTGCCAGACCCAGAACATTTATAGCAC harbors:
- a CDS encoding NAD-dependent epimerase/dehydratase family protein, whose translation is AINVLGLAKRVRARVLQASTSEVYGDPDVHPQKEDYWGHVNPIGIRSCYDEGKRVAETLFFDYHRMNKVDIRVMRIFNTYGPRMHPNDGRVVSNFIVQAIRGNDITVYGDGKQTRSFCYVDDLIEGMIRLMNTEDFQGPVNIGNPSEFTILELAENVIKLTGSKSRIVFHPLPSDDPKQRQPDISLAREKLNWQPTVELEKGLRKTIEYFQKNLDC